A single window of Arcobacter venerupis DNA harbors:
- a CDS encoding multidrug effflux MFS transporter yields the protein MKKSINHLYLIILLSILSSVAPMGVDTYIPSIPDIATVFSVSIEKIELSLSIFLIGLAVGQIFGGPLSDRYGRKMCSVYGLLGYALFSFIIIFSTSIYELWTYRFFEAFFGGVVIVNAAAAVRDRFHGAEAAKVFSLMGIVRSIAPLIAPTIGAAIVHFFDWEAVFIFLTLYALVVAFFIYKDLPESYTYVKQNIWESYKIVLTHKAAMKAMLVLGFSFGGFFIIIAKSSFIYIEYFKISTDYFPFFFGINFVLMMLMIKVNINLLKKYTDLTLVKVAILIQIATGIIFTLNQENISLILVMILIATYMSMMAFIFGNCMSLALEYFQKNAGVASGVIGVVQFGLGSIISSIALMFHDGTFLPIGLSICFISIIAFLIIRTYKNV from the coding sequence ATGAAAAAATCAATTAATCATTTATATCTAATAATTTTATTATCAATTTTATCTTCAGTTGCACCAATGGGTGTTGATACGTATATTCCATCTATACCAGATATTGCAACTGTTTTTAGTGTAAGTATTGAAAAAATCGAGTTATCATTATCTATTTTTTTAATAGGACTTGCTGTAGGACAAATATTTGGAGGACCTCTTTCAGATAGATATGGAAGAAAAATGTGTTCAGTTTATGGACTTTTAGGTTATGCATTATTTAGTTTTATCATAATATTTAGTACAAGTATCTATGAGCTATGGACTTATAGATTTTTTGAAGCATTTTTTGGAGGAGTTGTTATTGTAAATGCAGCTGCTGCTGTAAGAGATAGATTTCATGGAGCAGAAGCTGCAAAAGTATTTTCACTCATGGGAATAGTAAGAAGTATCGCACCACTAATCGCTCCAACCATTGGAGCTGCGATTGTTCATTTCTTTGATTGGGAAGCTGTATTTATATTTTTAACTCTTTATGCTTTAGTTGTAGCATTTTTTATATATAAAGATTTACCTGAAAGTTATACTTATGTAAAACAAAATATTTGGGAATCGTACAAAATAGTATTAACTCACAAAGCAGCTATGAAAGCTATGCTTGTGCTTGGATTTAGTTTTGGTGGATTTTTTATAATTATTGCAAAAAGTTCATTTATCTATATAGAATATTTTAAAATCTCAACTGATTATTTTCCTTTTTTCTTTGGAATAAATTTTGTTTTAATGATGCTAATGATAAAAGTTAATATCAATTTATTAAAAAAATATACTGATTTAACACTTGTAAAAGTTGCTATTTTAATCCAAATTGCGACAGGTATAATTTTTACTTTAAATCAAGAAAATATCAGTTTAATTTTAGTAATGATTTTAATTGCTACATACATGAGTATGATGGCATTTATTTTTGGAAATTGTATGTCTTTAGCTTTGGAATATTTTCAAAAAAATGCTGGAGTTGCATCAGGTGTAATTGGAGTTGTCCAATTTGGATTAGGATCAATTATTTCATCAATTGCTCTAATGTTTCATGATGGAACTTTTTTACCAATAGGACTTTCAATCTGCTTTATTTCTATAATTGCTTTTCTAATAATTAGAACCTACAAAAATGTATAA